The nucleotide sequence GAGGTTGAGCGCCGTCCAGATCCCGAAATTTCCGGCTCCGACCACGACGATGTCGGGGGGTTGGCCGGCGCGGCGTCGCACGGGGGTCGAGCGTGGCGGCGGCGGAGCGCCAATGAGGGGGGATGCGCCGCCGAGCGACAGCCCGGCTGCGGCCGCCCCGGCCGTCGCGCTCTTCAGGAACTCCCGTCGATCGATCACCAGGTGGAGCGTCCCCTTCCGGAGCGAGTCAATGCGGCGTCAAAGCGCGGCGACAAAGCTGTCCCGTGCATCGAACTCCGGGCAAGCGCGCCGCCGCGACCACGCGCCTTGTAACAACAGGGTGGCCGCCCGTTATGCTGCGCTACCGGCGCTCGAAGACCGCGTCCATGAGCAGCCACGTGTTCGGGTCGAAGACGACGTCGAGCGGCTCCGCCGGAACGGGGATCGTGAAGCGACCCTGCCGTCCATCCACATCGATCACCTCAACTCGAGGCGCTCGAACGCCCCCGTGCACTCCGCCCTCGATCAGGCCATCCGGGGGAAGGTGGATCGCGATCTCCGCCGGCATGCGGAAGGTGTAGCGTTCGTCCTGCGTCTGCCGGATGTCGACGTGAATCGTCCCCGCCGCCGCGTCGTAGCTCCAGCCGCCCTCGAACTCCATCCACCCGCCGCGGTAGAGCCACTGGTCGAAGAACGTCCGCAGATCGAGGCCCGACGCCTCCTCCATCGCCCGCCGGAAATCCGCCGTCGTCGCGTTCAGGTTTCGGAACTCCCGGTAGTACGCCTGGATCCCGGCCCAGAACGCGTCCTCCCCGACGACCCCGCGCAGCATGTGCAGCACCCACGAGCCCTTCTGGTATGTCCCCGGCCCGCTCGTGACCAGGCCCATGTCCGAGAGGTTGTCGTGGACGATTCGGTAGTCCGGATTCACCAACATGAAGTCCCGGATCCGGTCGCGGCTCACCTTCAACCGCTCGATGAACTCGTCACGCCCGTACTGATGTTCGATGAAGAGCAGCGTGAAGTACGTGGCGAAGCCTTCGCTCAGCCAGACGTCGTCCCAGTCGTATTCGGTGACGGAATTCCCGAACCACTGATGCGCCACCTCGTGGATGATCACGTTCCGCCAGCGCACGTCCCGTTCGCCGGTGACCGAGGCGTCGCCGTAGAAGATGGCGGTGGCCGCCTCCATGCCGCCTCCGACACTGTTGGACTGCACGTTCGCCAGCTTCTCGTACGAGTACGGGCCGACCATGTCGGCGTAGAACTCCATCGCCTGCTTCGTCGGCACCGCGAAGTCGTGGAAGCCGGGGTCGCGATCCTGCGGGTAGACCCACGTCTGGATCGGTATCCCGTCGTAGTAATCCACCGTTTGCACGGCGAAGCGCGCCACGCCGAGCGCGTACAGCCAGGTCGCGATCGGGACGGACTGCTTCCAGTGCGAGCGGCGCTTGCCGTCCAGGAGATCGCTCTCCTCGATGAGGAGGCCGTTGGAGATGACCTGGTAGTGGGCCGGCGCCGTGACGATGAGTTCGCTCGTCGCCTTGTCGTACGGATGATCGATCGTCGGCAGCCAGTTCCGCGCCTTGTTGGGCCAGTTGTCGCTGAAGAAGGTCCGGTCCCCGTGCTTGTTGGGCCCGATGATGAGACCGGTGGCCGGAACGCCCTCGTACGCGACCGTGACCTGCCGGCGCTCGCCCGCCTCCGTGGGACTGGCGAGCGCGATGAAGAGCGCGTCCTCCCGGTGCTCGAACTCCAGCGCCCCGTCGGCCCCGGTGACGGCCAGAACCCGCATGCCGTTGCCATCGGCCTTCAGCTCGATCAGGTCCAGCCGCACCTCGTCGATGCCCGCTTCCAGGAAACGGAGATCGATCGTCGCCTCGCCCGAGATCATGTCCGTCTCGTCGCTCAGCGTGAGCGCAAACGCGTAGTTGAGCGCATCGATGGCCGGGTTCTTCGGGTACGTGTCCATCGCCGCCCGTCCCGACGACGGCTCCGGCCCGACCCCGCCCGCCCCAAGAGCCAGGCGAAACCCGTCGAGAGTCGAACCCAACGCGAACGATGAGACCAGCAGCAGCGACAGAGCGTATTTCATCGGCACCTCGCAGAAGCAGTTCCGCGTCCGCCCCCAACCTGCACCCGAGAGTCGCCTTCCCGCACCTCCCGTGCGTGTGCGCCGTGCGCCACCTGCTCGATGGGTCACCGGGTTTGACGTGTTCCAAGACACGTCTCTAATCTGCCGCATGAACTATGGGGACCCTTCGACGCTAGCTGGCGCTGCGGGATTCGACCGCGAATTCGACCGGCGCGTGCGGACAGCAGCCTTCGATTGGCTTGCGAGCCAATGCTCGATTCACGGGGAGGTGCTGCCTCTGGCTCTGCTGCGCGAAGGGTTCACCGTTGGTGGGCGTCAAGTGCATGTGATCGGCCCAAAGGGCATCTTCAAGCCTGCCGTGATGGACGTGCCACTCTCGATTACAACAGCTCCCAAGGGGCCGTATCACGACGTCTTCGGTTCGGACAACCTCCTCCGATACCAGTACCGCCGAGACGGTCCCGACCATCCCGACAACGTCGGGCTGCGGTCGGTCATGTCGTACCATCTACCTCTGGTGTATTTCCATGGTCTGATTCCCGGAAAGTACATGCCTGTATGGCCCGTATTCGTGGTTCACGACGAGCGTCGGTCCAGCACGTTCTCGGTGGCCGTTGATGATGTGGTCCACACGAATCTCGTCGGGTCACCGGAGCGTGTCCGAGAAGACCCCGCCTTGCGCCGCGAGTATGTGACCGTGCTCACGCGGCGCCGTCTGCATCAGCGCGCGTTTCGTGAGCGAGTGCTCGCAGCCTACCGCCATCAGTGCGCCCTTTGCCGCCTCCGACGCGACGAGTTGCTCGACGCCGCGCACATCGATCCTGACGCTCAAGGCGGCGAGCCGACGGTGAACAACGGGTTGGCGCTGTGCCGACTCCACCATGCTGCGTTCGACCGATTCTTCCTCGGAGTGCGCCCAGACACCCGCCCGCAGTCAGGAGTTGGCTCGCGGCCGCTCCATATCATCGAGGTCCGACCCGACGTGCTCGACGAGCGCGATGGCCCAACCCTGCGGCATGCAATTCAGGAACTACACGGTCGACCGATCATTCTCCCCCCAAAGTCCTCGGATTACCCCGACCTTAGTTCTCTTGCGAAGAGGTATGACCGCTTCCGGGAGAAGGCCGTCGCCTCGTAAGGGAGGACGTTCCGATGCTGCCTCGACAAGCGCTGACCCTGGCCGTCGCGACTGTCACAGCGACGTGGCTGGCTCCGCCGAGCCTGCCCGCTCAAGAAACGACCGCGATTGTGTGGCTACGGTCATCGACGGGAACGGGGGCGAGCCACTGCCGGATGCCACCGTTGTGGTGGAGGGCGCCCGCATCGCTGCCGTGGGGCCGAGCGCTTCGACCGCCCCCGATGGCGCGCGTGTGATCGACGGGGCGGGGAAGTTTCTCACGCCCGGCTTCGTGGACACGAACGTCCACACGAGCCTGTACGGCGCCGGTTTCGGGAAACACCGGAAGGAGAACGCGTCCGTCACGTTCTCCCTGATCGCCGACTCGGACCTGTCCCTCTGGGAGGAGCAGTTCTCCGGTGATCGACCGCATCTAAACTCATGCCATGCAGAATCTTCGAGATATTGATCCCCGTCGTGTACTCTGCATGTACTCCACATCGGGTCAGGCAATCCCGGCCTGCCCCGGTACTCCACGGTGCCCCCATCCGACACGCCTACCTACAGAACTGGAGGCCGATCTGAATGATGTTGCTCGTCGGCATGATCAGCGGCGGCCCCAAAGGCGGCCAACTGTTCTCCACACCCTCATTCGAGATGTTCTGCAGCTCCTGGGCAGTAACGTTGTGAGACTGCGCCGTTGAGTCCTCGCAATAGTCCTCGTCATGACCAGCGTCTTGGCAATCGACCAGCGCCTTGAACACTGCTCTTCGCTCTGACGTGGACAGGCGACCAACTGTCTCGTACCGCAGCCCGAGGGAGAGATGTCGCGTGATCTCCCGCGCAGGAGGCCAACGGTTCATCCCCATGGCGCGTCCGTTCAGCGCATAGGTCCGGCCGTCCGGCGTGGTGAACGTCACTGCACTACCGGGACCCGGGCAAGCAACCGTCCCCGAATCCACCGTCAATGGCCAATCGCTCCCGAAGGCTTCAGCACGAAGTAGACGACCGGTCTCAGCGACGCGCGACGGGGTGGGTTGGCGGACGCTTTCGGCACCGGCCGCCGGCTGGTCCCGCTGACTGGATGGTGTTCCACGATCCGCCGTGTCGCAGGACACTACAAGTAGCGCGACGGCGGTCACGACCGCGGTCGGGAGATCTGTCCTTCGGTGCATTTCCTCAGCATCCCCGCAGTTGTGTTTGACGATGCAAAGCGCGGTTGGCGAGCAGTCTAGCTCCAGAGCTTGCGCCGGTCCAACGCCGGCGAACGTCCCGGCGCGATCACGGGTCCGCCCGGCTCCAGCCGCCGAAGGGCCGGAGCCGGACGCCCGCTGGTTGCTTCTTCACCTTCTGCCGACGTTGATACGCCTTGGTCCGCTCGCACGCCTCGTCGAACTCGGAATGACTTCGTCCGAAGCCATCGTGGCCGGCACCCGCAACGGCGCCCTCGCCGCCCGCGCCCTCGAAGACTTCGGCACGATCGAGGTCGGCAAGTTCGCGGATCTCGTCCTCCTGGACGCCAACCCCCTGGACGACATCCGCAACATCCGCCGCCAATCGATGGTGATGAAGGAAGGAAAGGTGATCGACGTCAACGCCCTCCCCACAAACCCCGTCATGTTCGTCCCCTGACGCTTGGCTTGAAAACGCCTGCCGCTTGATCGCACGTTGATCGACAGCTGGAGGTTCGTGGTGGTCGAGGCTTCGGCCCGGTGGGCCGCGTGCCGCACGGAACCTCCAACGGGAGTCGTCACAGATGGGGCTGGACGTGATCATCGGACTCGTCACCATATTCGCGGCCATCGTCGGCATAGGCGTGGCGTTGTTCAGGCTCACGGGGAAGCTCGGAGACGAGATCAAGAGCGCCCGGGACGAGCTTCGGGGCGACATCAAGGGTCTTCGCGACGAGCTTCGCGACGAGCTTCGCGACGAGATCAAGGGTGTGCGCGGCGAGATGGCGACCGGGCGCGACGATCTTCGAGGCGAAATCAGGGGTGTGCGCGCCGAACTCGGCGGCCGAATCGACGCGGTCGCCGCCGAACTGGCCAAGACGCGCATAGCGGTGGCAAGGCTGGAGGGCAGCGTGTTGGGTGTTCCGCTGCCGGACACCGGCACGGATCCGGCCTGACCGGTCGGCGAGATTTCGTCCGATACGCCATGGGGCACGGTATTGCTGGACCATATTGCCTGATATGGGTAGTATGGGAACATGAAGACGACGGTCGATATCCACGACGAGTTGCTGCTGCGGGCCAAGCGTTTCGCCAAGCATAACGGCCGTTCCCTGCGGTCCGTGGTCGAGGAGGGCCTCCGGCGTGTCCTGTCGGTCGAGGCGGCGCCGGACGAGTACCGCCTCCCGGACTTGAGCTACGGGGACCCCTCGGGCGAGGATCCGCTCGCCGCGTACTCGTGGCAGGATCTGTCGGAGATGATCTACGAGTCCGGCAGGGTCTACGAGCACCCGGACGTTCCGTGATCGCGGTCGATACCAACATCCTCGTCTACGCGCACCGGCGGGAGTCGCCCCTGCATGAGTCGGCGAAGGCGTTGGTGGGGGCGCTGGCCGAGCGCGACGGCGCGTGGGCCATTCCCTGGCCCTGCTGCTACGAGTTCATGGGCATCGTCACAAACCGCCGCATCTGGCATGAGGCGGCAAGCCCGCCCGACCGCGCCTGGGCCCAGCTTCGCGCGTGGGCCGAGTCCCCCTCGTGCCGTCTGCTTGCAGAAACGGAGACGGAGGAGTTCCTCGATCTCTTGCAGCGCTTGGTCACGCGACCCCGAGTCCGCGGACCGCTCGTCCACGATGCGCGCGTTGCCGCCATTTGCCTCGCCCACGGCACCGACATCCTCCTCACCCGAGACCGCGACTTCGCGCTCTTCCCCGAACTCACGGCGCGCGACCCGTGGCGAATGGACC is from Candidatus Palauibacter scopulicola and encodes:
- a CDS encoding HNH endonuclease, with product MNYGDPSTLAGAAGFDREFDRRVRTAAFDWLASQCSIHGEVLPLALLREGFTVGGRQVHVIGPKGIFKPAVMDVPLSITTAPKGPYHDVFGSDNLLRYQYRRDGPDHPDNVGLRSVMSYHLPLVYFHGLIPGKYMPVWPVFVVHDERRSSTFSVAVDDVVHTNLVGSPERVREDPALRREYVTVLTRRRLHQRAFRERVLAAYRHQCALCRLRRDELLDAAHIDPDAQGGEPTVNNGLALCRLHHAAFDRFFLGVRPDTRPQSGVGSRPLHIIEVRPDVLDERDGPTLRHAIQELHGRPIILPPKSSDYPDLSSLAKRYDRFREKAVAS
- a CDS encoding TA system VapC family ribonuclease toxin; translated protein: MIAVDTNILVYAHRRESPLHESAKALVGALAERDGAWAIPWPCCYEFMGIVTNRRIWHEAASPPDRAWAQLRAWAESPSCRLLAETETEEFLDLLQRLVTRPRVRGPLVHDARVAAICLAHGTDILLTRDRDFALFPELTARDPWRMDPGGSTD
- a CDS encoding M1 family metallopeptidase, with amino-acid sequence MKYALSLLLVSSFALGSTLDGFRLALGAGGVGPEPSSGRAAMDTYPKNPAIDALNYAFALTLSDETDMISGEATIDLRFLEAGIDEVRLDLIELKADGNGMRVLAVTGADGALEFEHREDALFIALASPTEAGERRQVTVAYEGVPATGLIIGPNKHGDRTFFSDNWPNKARNWLPTIDHPYDKATSELIVTAPAHYQVISNGLLIEESDLLDGKRRSHWKQSVPIATWLYALGVARFAVQTVDYYDGIPIQTWVYPQDRDPGFHDFAVPTKQAMEFYADMVGPYSYEKLANVQSNSVGGGMEAATAIFYGDASVTGERDVRWRNVIIHEVAHQWFGNSVTEYDWDDVWLSEGFATYFTLLFIEHQYGRDEFIERLKVSRDRIRDFMLVNPDYRIVHDNLSDMGLVTSGPGTYQKGSWVLHMLRGVVGEDAFWAGIQAYYREFRNLNATTADFRRAMEEASGLDLRTFFDQWLYRGGWMEFEGGWSYDAAAGTIHVDIRQTQDERYTFRMPAEIAIHLPPDGLIEGGVHGGVRAPRVEVIDVDGRQGRFTIPVPAEPLDVVFDPNTWLLMDAVFERR
- a CDS encoding amidohydrolase family protein — its product is MTSSEAIVAGTRNGALAARALEDFGTIEVGKFADLVLLDANPLDDIRNIRRQSMVMKEGKVIDVNALPTNPVMFVP